A portion of the Perognathus longimembris pacificus isolate PPM17 chromosome 20, ASM2315922v1, whole genome shotgun sequence genome contains these proteins:
- the Pop4 gene encoding ribonuclease P protein subunit p29 isoform X2, which yields MTSMIYRALSQKEAGEHAVQQPGAQRAQAFVKAFLKRSVPHIRQQLCEDELQRKAVVLEYFTRRKRREKRKKSKGLSARQRRSLRLFDIKREQQRYDLFLPLHELWKQYIRDLCHGLRPDTQPQMIQAKLLKADLHGAIISVTKSKCPSYVGVTGILLQETKHVFRIITREDQLKVIPKLNCVFIVEIDGFISYIYGSKFQLRSSERSAKKFKAKGSIDL from the exons ATGACGA GTATGATCTACCGTGCCCTTTCTCAGAAAGAAGCTGGAGAGCATGCTGTGCAG CAGCCGGGAGCGCAGCGGGCACAGGCCTTTGTGAAGGCCTTTTTGAAGCGCAGTGTCCCCCACATACGGCAGCAGCTCTGCGAGGATGAGCTGCAGCGCAAGGCTGTGGTCCTCGAGTATTTCACTCGCCGGAAgcgaagagagaagaggaagaaatccaaAGGCCTCTCCGCCAGGCAGAGGCGGAGCCTGCGGCTGTTCGACATTAAACGGGAGCAGCAGAG GTATGacctttttctccctctgcatGAGCTCTGGAAACAGTACATCCGGGACCTGTGCCATGGTCTGAGGCCAGATAC gcAGCCACAGATGATTCAGGCCAAGTTGCTCAAGGCCGATCTGCATGGTGCTATCATTTCAG TCACCAAGTCCAAGTGCCCCTCATATGTGGGCGTGACGGGCATCCTCCTACAGGAGACGAAGCACGTGTTCAGGATTATCACCAGAGAGGACCAGCTGAAAG tgaTCCCCAAGCTAAACTGTGTGTTCATAGTAGAAATTGACGGCTTTATTTCCTACATTTATGGGAGCAAATTTCAGCTGCGGTCAAGTGAGCGGTCTGCcaagaagttcaaggccaagggaAGCATTGACCTGTGA
- the Pop4 gene encoding ribonuclease P protein subunit p29 isoform X1, whose translation MTSMIYRALSQKEAGEHAVQQQPGAQRAQAFVKAFLKRSVPHIRQQLCEDELQRKAVVLEYFTRRKRREKRKKSKGLSARQRRSLRLFDIKREQQRYDLFLPLHELWKQYIRDLCHGLRPDTQPQMIQAKLLKADLHGAIISVTKSKCPSYVGVTGILLQETKHVFRIITREDQLKVIPKLNCVFIVEIDGFISYIYGSKFQLRSSERSAKKFKAKGSIDL comes from the exons ATGACGA GTATGATCTACCGTGCCCTTTCTCAGAAAGAAGCTGGAGAGCATGCTGTGCAG CAGCAGCCGGGAGCGCAGCGGGCACAGGCCTTTGTGAAGGCCTTTTTGAAGCGCAGTGTCCCCCACATACGGCAGCAGCTCTGCGAGGATGAGCTGCAGCGCAAGGCTGTGGTCCTCGAGTATTTCACTCGCCGGAAgcgaagagagaagaggaagaaatccaaAGGCCTCTCCGCCAGGCAGAGGCGGAGCCTGCGGCTGTTCGACATTAAACGGGAGCAGCAGAG GTATGacctttttctccctctgcatGAGCTCTGGAAACAGTACATCCGGGACCTGTGCCATGGTCTGAGGCCAGATAC gcAGCCACAGATGATTCAGGCCAAGTTGCTCAAGGCCGATCTGCATGGTGCTATCATTTCAG TCACCAAGTCCAAGTGCCCCTCATATGTGGGCGTGACGGGCATCCTCCTACAGGAGACGAAGCACGTGTTCAGGATTATCACCAGAGAGGACCAGCTGAAAG tgaTCCCCAAGCTAAACTGTGTGTTCATAGTAGAAATTGACGGCTTTATTTCCTACATTTATGGGAGCAAATTTCAGCTGCGGTCAAGTGAGCGGTCTGCcaagaagttcaaggccaagggaAGCATTGACCTGTGA